A stretch of the uncultured Desulfobacter sp. genome encodes the following:
- a CDS encoding transglutaminase family protein: MWLNASCLIEFQIPVPTPFLLMLRPRSGGGQWIARESYILAPSVPAVEFTDSFGNLCQRLVAPAGFFSVSTSVDIETAEAADTAPGASFIEVQQLPDSVLPFLYPSRFCESDRFTQMAASITTGRLSGYDQCEAIVDYIRESIRYTPGLGQQIISASEVNQLGYGVCRDMAHLGVACCRALSIPARMVVGYLETLEPMDLHAWFEAYVGNRWYTFDPTQPDLKGGRIAIAFGRDAADVAVYTQFGDPVALLNMYVQVQRPAD, translated from the coding sequence ATGTGGCTAAACGCATCTTGTCTAATTGAATTTCAAATACCGGTTCCGACTCCATTTTTGTTGATGCTTCGTCCCCGCAGTGGGGGCGGGCAGTGGATTGCTCGTGAATCTTATATCTTAGCGCCCAGCGTCCCCGCAGTGGAGTTCACGGATTCGTTCGGTAATCTGTGTCAACGGCTCGTCGCGCCGGCCGGATTTTTTTCAGTTAGTACATCAGTTGATATCGAAACCGCAGAAGCCGCAGACACAGCGCCGGGTGCATCGTTTATCGAAGTGCAGCAGTTACCGGATAGCGTACTGCCCTTCCTGTACCCAAGCCGTTTCTGTGAATCGGATCGTTTTACCCAAATGGCTGCATCGATCACGACTGGCAGACTTTCGGGATACGATCAGTGCGAAGCCATTGTTGATTATATCCGGGAGTCAATACGGTATACTCCTGGGCTCGGACAACAGATAATAAGTGCCTCTGAAGTAAACCAGCTTGGGTACGGTGTATGCCGGGATATGGCCCATTTGGGGGTCGCTTGCTGCAGAGCGCTCTCCATACCTGCCCGTATGGTTGTGGGTTACCTTGAAACCCTTGAGCCCATGGATCTGCATGCCTGGTTCGAGGCATATGTTGGAAATCGGTGGTACACATTTGATCCGACGCAGCCCGACCTGAAAGGTGGTCGTATCGCCATCGCTTTTGGTCGAGATGCAGCTGATGTTGCGGTCTACACCCAATTTGGTGATCCTGTGGCGTTGTTGAATATGTACGTTCAAGTCCAACGCCCGGCTGATTAG